ATACTTTTTTCCGTTTTCGTTTTTGCAGCATCACATGAGAAACTTGCGGCTTGCAAACTCTGTGTAAAAGCAATACCACTAAAAACAACCAAACACATCGCTAATTTTTTGTTCATGATTTTATTCCCATGTTTTGTAATGAATAGAAATTAGTTTAGGAAAAAAATTGCATAAGATATGTATAAAACTGTCTGTTTTATGCTTTTTTTAGTGCAAATAAAAACTATAAAAAAACCTCACATAAAATATATGTGAGGTGCCTGAGTCTAGGTTTATTATTATATTTTTTCTATTTATTATTATGCTTAAAATTTATAGCTATAACCTAAAGTGTAAACAAATGGATTAATATCTAGATCAAACTTAGTCCCATCATTTAAAGTAACTTCTGGGCTTAAATCAGCATAACGAACATCTACAAATACTCCCCAGTTTTTAGCATCCGCAGGTTGGAAATTAAAACCAACTTGTCCTGCCACACCAAAATCTTCTTTCACATCTTTTACAATGCCATCTTCATCCCAAGCAATAAATGCTGTTGCACCAACACCAATATATGGCGTAAAACGAGTCGAATTTTTAAAATGATATTTAGCAGTAATCGTTGGTGGTAACTGTTTAAGACTCGCTACCTTATTTCCATTTAGCAACACATCATGGTTAACAGGTGCTGCTAATAATAACTCTGCCGAAAATGGAGATTGACTAAAAAAGTATTCTACCGATGGTGTAAATGCATATTCATGATCTGCTTTAACTACAGTGTTTTCAGCAAGTGTCGTATCTTCCGAAGGAGCAATAACACTACCACCAAATTTCACTTGCCAGTTACCAGCAAAAGTAAAAGAAGACATCCCCATTAATGCAACAACCAAAACTTTTTTGAACACTTTAATATCTCCAAACTTATTTATATTTATAATAAACATGTATTTTAAAATCATGCAATACACATTATAAAATTAATTTATCATTTATTTTTAAATAATTGTTTTAAATAAAATTATATATTAACCAACTATTTTAATTGGTTTTTATTCCAACCTTATTAATCAAGATTATTTTATATTACCAACTATTTTAATATACTTTTAATTCTGAGTATTTTAATATAATTTATTTTAAATACATCTTTTTGTTTAGCCAATAAAAAACCTTCTTAATTTAAATCTAAAGATCATCATTAAGAAGGTTAATAATTTAATATTTTATAAAAAATCTATAAAACCATTGCAGCAATCCAGCCAAAAATTAATAGCGGAATATTAAAATGAATAAATGTAGGTACAACCGTATCCCATATATGGTCATGTTGCCCATCTACACCTAAACCAGCTGTTGGGCCTAAGGTCGAATCAGAAGCTGGTGAGCCTGCATCACCTAATGCGGCTGCTGTCCCAATAAGTGCAATCGTCGCTAATGGTGAAAATCCAAACTGTACGCATAAAGGCACATAAATAACGGCCAATACAGGTACACTTGAGAAAGACGAACCAATACCAATCGTGACAAATAGGCCAATACAAAGCATTAAGAAAGCTGCAAGTGCTCGATTATCCCCAATGATTTCAACCACACCTTTGACCAGTTGATTGATATCCCCAGTATGTGTCATGACCGATGCAAAGCCCGCAGCAGAAATCATAATGAAACCTACCAAGGCCATCATTCGCATGCCTTGTACAAAGACATCATCTGCATCTTGCCATTTAAAAATTCCAGCAGTAGAGAGAACAGCAAAACCGACTAAACCACCCAAAATCATTGAACCCGAATAGAGCTGTGCAGCAAGTGTCAGGCCAATTGCAAGCAATGCCATATAGATCGTTTTCTTTGCAATTACGGGCGCTTGCTCTGCCTCATGCTTTAACTCTTCTGCATCCGCTTTTAAATCAGCTGTTTCATCTTGCACTGTTGCACGAAGAGGTTTATCTAAATCAATCGTTGTAGTTGGTGTAATAGCGCGATCAGCATAAATTCTTGGTTTACGGTAGCTAATAAATACAGCAACCAAAGTACCCAAAACCATTCCCAAAACAGGAATAGCCATGCCAATTGACATCATGCCACGCTCTACATGTAAGCCATACGCTGCGCCAACTTTGTTGATATTCCCCATCAAAATTTGTTCAAGGAAAATTGCACCAAATCCAACCGGAAGAAAAATATAAGTTCCGACTAAACCTAGCGTAAGCACACAGGCTGCAGCGCGACGGTCTAACTTTAAATGGTTCATTACCCGTAATAATGGCGGAACGAGTACAGGAATAAAGGCGATATGAACTGGGATTAGGTTCTGAGAGAAAATAGCAGCGATGAGTAAAATACCTAACAGTAGATATTTCACTTTCGTTTCGCGGCTTTTTCCAGCTTCCATTCCCAACAAACCAATCAGTTTATGGGCAAGTAAATCAGGTAAACCAGATTTTGAAAGTGCCAGAGCGAATGCCCCTAACACAGCATAGGCAAGTGCAACTTCAGCACCATCGCCAAGACCAGCGTTAAAGGCATCAACGGTTTGAGAAAGGCTTAAACCTGCTACGAGGCCGCCTACAATGGCAGAAACCACTAAAGTCAGTACGACAGAAACGCGCGCCAGTGATAATAAAAACATCACTGCAATCGCAATAACGACAGCATTCATGAATAAATTCAGAGCAAAACAAAAGGCGACATTCTATCAGATTCAGACCTATGAAGCCGAAAATATCGCCGAATTAACAGTTTTATGCAGTCACTCAATGATTAAGCTTGGGCCTTAATAAACTGACGAATATGATCTGCAATTTTTGCCGGCTCACTTAGAATTGCCCAGTGATTTGCTTCAAGCTCTACATATTCAAAATTTTCTACCCACTTTGGCATAGCCTCAGTAATATATTCAGGGCTCACAAAAGTATCATATTTTAAAATAACGGCTTTAACTGGACATTGAGCATAACGCTGACGAGGGCCAGTTAAACGAGGAATAAAATTTGCTCGGTATAAATTAATGCCATATTTACCATCTGCATTAATATTATTATTTAAAGGTAAATTACTTTTTCTCTCCAGCTGAGTCAGGACTTTCCCCCATTTTTCAGGGCTAAAAAGAGACCATACTGTTGGTGCTAACAAAGGAAGATGGAATGCACCGATATACCAAGATTTGGTTAATATTTTTAGGATCTGAGCTGGTGAAGATTTAAATTTATCACGCAAAAACAAAGCTGCATGGTCAAGACATGGCCCAGAAATGGTTGTGTATGATAATAACCGTCCTTTAAATTTAGGCTCAGTTACCGACTCCCAAGATTGAATTGAACCCCAATCGTGTGCAGCCATATGGAATTGACGATTTGGTAATAATTCATCAACCACTTCTTGTAAATCTAGAGATAACCGCTCTAAACGGTAATCGCGTATACGTTTTGGTATAGACGACAAACCCGCCCCACGTACATCATAAGTGACAATGTAAAAATCATTAATTAAATGTTCAATGATTGATTCCCATACTTCTTGATTGTCAGGATAACCATGTACTAAAACCAACGGTGTATTTTTTTCATCGCCCCATGTTTTGGCACAAAGGGTTTGTTGGTCACTTGTTGTTACTGTATGAACTTTTGGCTGCATAATCATTTCCTATCTTGTTTTTCAATCGATCATGTCGTTAGTCGGATAGAGCATTGCCATCAATATAAAAAAGATGATACTTATCTAGTATGAATACTATTTCAATAAAAAAAATTGACTATTATGGCTATTTTAAGAAGACTTCAGAACAATCCTACGATTTCAAAATTTCTATTTAATCACTACCCACCTTATCGTGGTGCAGGGATTTATATTGAAATCATGAATTTAGAACTTTGCCATGTACGTGTAAAAATGCCGCTGACTTGGAAAAACCAAAACTTGGTCGGAACACACTTTGGGGGCAGTCTTTATTCAATGGTTGATCCATTTTACATGATGATTCTGCTGCATCATCTCGGATCAAAATATATTGTCTGGGATAAAGCTGCTGAAATTAATTTTCTTTCCCCAGGTCGAAGTACGGTACATGCAGACATTCGAGTAGATTTAGCTGAGATTGAGCAAATACGTGAGCTTGCCGAAAACTACGACCCTGTTTTAAGAACTTATCATCTAAACATTTTTGATGAATCTGGGGTAAGAATTGCCGAAGTTAAAAAAACGCTTTATATCAGACGTAAAAAAGCAAAACCTTTCCCGCAATGAAAATAAGCGCTAAAAAGCGCTTATTTTATTCAATCAATACTGTGTTATCTTTTTTCTTCAATCGCTGCACCAGCACCACCACCGATCGCACCGCCAATTGCAGCACCAGAGTCACCACCCAATATTGCTTTACCTACCACAGAACCAATACCAGCTCCGATCGCACTCTTAGTCGTGGTTTGCTTACTACCGCCTTGGCTATTTGAACCAACACCAGCACCTACTGCTGCACCTAAGCCTGCACCAACACCACCACCTACATGGTTACCTAAGCCACCACCTAGTGCTCCACCTGCTGCTGCTGCACCAATACGCTGGTCAGACGGACTCATATTTTGACAACCCGTAAACATAAGCGTAGACAACATTAAAGCAGAAACTAATCCTATTGTTTTTTTCATGGCCATACTCCTACTACCTGTTCTAATAAAAAGAATAATCCTCTTTTATGAGGAATTTGATCAGATTGTGTTATTCATCTGTCCTAATCGATTGATATTTTGTAAAGCTCTTCTATTTATGATCATCAAGCAAAATTTTAATTATAAAAAAGACATAAAAAAGAAGTCTCTAACAGGTTAAAGACTTCTAATTTTAAACATTATTAGGAATACTTTTAGTACTTCCCTTTCTTCTCTTCATAAGCTGCGCCCGCACTACCACCCAGTGCACCACCTGTAGCAGCACCAGCATCGCCACCAATGATTGCGCCACCTAACACCGCACCCACACCGGCACCAATTGCACTATTACGCACGGTTTTACTACTAGATCCTTTTGCATTAGCTGCAACGCCGGCACCGAGAGCCGCTCCTAAACCTGCGCCAATATTACCGCCCACATGTTTCCCTACAGCACCACCTGCACCACCACCGATCGCAGCCGAACCAATACGTTTACTTTCTGGGCTTGCATTTTGGCAACCAACAAACAAAGTTGTTGACATCAGGCCAACACTCACAATCATCATCATTTTTTTCATTAGATTTACTCCAGTCCTCATAAGCATGTAGCCTAATCTGTTTTTGTGGAGCGTTTATCCCGCTTAAGTAATAAAATAATGGCTCTTTAATATGTTTATGTAATTACCACTTTTAATTGTTATAAATAAATATAAATAAAAAAAGGCACCCTGAGGTGCCTTTTTTAGTGCCAGTCTAAACTTAGAATTGTTCTGAGTTTAATGCTTGGCTAAATGCTTGGTCTACTTCGCTGAAGTCATTGTGAAGCTCATGTTCAGCAGCTTCTGCTTCTTGACGACGACGTTCTAAGTGGTATGCAAGACCAGTACCAGCTGGAATCAAGCGACCGACTACAACGTTTTCTTTCAAGCCACGTAAATCATCTTCTTTACCTGTTACAGCAGCTTCAGTTAACACACGAGTTGTTTCCTGGAACGATGCAGCAGAGATGAACGAGTCTGTAGAAAGCGATGCTTTCGTAATACCCATCAATTGACGTTCAAACTTCGCAGGGAACTTGTTCTGAGCCAAGACAGCTTGGTTCTCTTGAACAACGCGGATGTAATCCACTTGCTCGCCTTTGATGAAGCTTGTATCGCCACCATCAGTGATATCAACTTTACGCAACATTTGACGTACGATAACTTCAATATGTTTGTCGTTGATTTTTACACCTTGGAGACGGTATACGTCTTGAACTTCGTTCACGATGTAGTTAGTTAATGCAACTTCACCTTTCAAACGTAAGATGTCGTGCGGGTTTTGTGGACCATCAGAAACTGTTTCACCACGGTTCACATGCTCGCCTTCGAACACGTTGATTTGACGCCATTTTGGAATCAATTCTTCGTAAATCTCAGAACCATCATCTGGGGTAATTACTAAACGGTTTTTACCCTTAGTTTCTTTACCGAAGCTTACAACACCTGAAACTTCAGCAAGAATTGCATGTTCTTTCGGTTTACGTGCTTCGAATAAGTCAGCTACACGCGGAAGACCACCGGTAATATCACGAGTACGTGATGTTTCTTGTGGTACACGACCAATTACGTCACCGACACCAATCGTTTCGCCATCGCGAACAGTTACGATTGTGTTTTGTGGCAAGAAGTAGAACTGTTCGCCGCCATCTGTTGTATCCAACACGATTGCAGGACGTAAATCTTTACCAGAAGCAGGACGAGCTGTTACAGGCAAGATTTCAACAGTAGTCATACCAGTTGCATCATCAGTTTTCGATGTTGCAGTTACACCATCAGCGATTTGACTGAAACGTGCTTTACCAGCAACTTCTGTTACTAATGGATGTGTATGCGGATCCCAAGTCGCTACGATGCCGCCAGCTTCTACAGCTTCACCATCTTTCAACAAGATGCTTGCACCGTAAGGAAGTTTATAACGCTCGCGCTCACGACCTAAGTCATCGGCAATACCAATTTCACCTGAACGTGAAACTGAAACCAAGTGGCCTTTTGCATGTTGTACAGTTTTCACGTTATGGAAACGTACAGTACCTTTATTACGTACTTGAACACTGTTTGCAGCAGAAGTTCGGCTCGCAGCACCACCAACGTGGAACGTACGCATCGTTAACTGTGTACCTGGTTCACCAATAGATTGTGCTGCCATTACACCAACTGATTCACCTGGGTTAACCAAGTGACCACGTGCAAGGTCACGGCCATAACATCTAGCACATACACCAAAAGCAGATTCACAAGCAATTACTGAACGTACTTTGACTTCATCCACACCCGCTTCTTCAAGATGAGCTGCGATTTTTTCGTCAATTAACGTACCACGAGGTAATACAACTTCATCATCAGATGCACGACGTACGTCTTCAGCAGTTACACGACCTAATACGCGGTCACGTAATGGCTCAATGACATCACCACCTTGAATGAATGGAGTCATTACCAAACCACCAGCTGTACCACAGTCAGGCTCAGTAATTACCAAATCTTGTGCTACGTCTACAAGACGACGAGTCAAGTAACCAGAGTTCGCAGTTTTCAATGCTGTATCGGCCAAACCTTTACGCGCACCGTGTGTTGAAATAAAGTACTGAAGTACTGTTAAACCTTCACGGAAGTTCGCTTTAATCGGTGTTTCGATAATCGAACCATCCGGTTTTGCCATCAAGCCACGCATACCAGCAAGCTGACGAATCTGTGCCGCACTACCACGGGCACCAGAGTCAGACATCATATAGATGCTGTTGAATGATTTTTGTTTCTCGTCTTCACCTTGTTTATTTTTCACAAGTGTATAAGACAAGTTATCCATCATCGCTTTAGCAACTTGGTCGTTTGTACGCGCCCAGATATCGACAACTTTGTTATAACGCTCACCAGCAGTTACGAAACCTTGTTCGAACTGTTGTTCGATTTCACGAACTTCTGTTTCTGCTTTATCAATAATTGTGTGCTTAGTAGGTGGAATCAACATGTCTTCCATACCTACAGATACACCTGAACGAGTCGCTTGACGGAAGCCCAAGTACATTAATTGGTCAGCAAAGATAACGGTATCTTTCAAACCAAGTTTACGGTAGCAAGAGTTGATTAACTTCGAGATATTCTTTTTAGTCATCTCAAGGTTGATCATGTCAAAGCTTAAGCCTTGTGGAACAACTTCCCAAAGCAAACAACGGCCTGGTGTCGTATCAACAATAATAGTTCCGTGTTCACGTTCACCATTTTCATTGATAACAGTTTGATGCACACGTACTTTAACACGAGCATGGATCGCAACCTGACCAGTTGCAAGTGCACGGTTTACTTCGTGAGTATCAGCAAACACCATGCCTTCGCCTTTAGCATTTACTGCATCACGCGTGATGTAGTAAAGACCCAAGACAACGTCCTGGGAAGGAACGATGATCGGCTCACCATTCGCTGGTGACAAGATGTTGTTTGTTGACATCATCAATGCACGAGCTTCTAACTGCGCTTCAAGTGTCAATGGAACGTGTACCGCCATTTGGTCACCATCGAAGTCGGCGTTAAACGCAGCACAAACGAGTGGGTGAAGACGGATTGCCTTACCTTCAATAAGAATAGGTTCAAATGCTTGAAGACCTAAACGGTGAAGTGTTGGCGCACGGTTCAACATTACTGGATGTTGACGAATTACAGAAGCAAGAACGTCCCAAACTTCTGGAGTCTCGCGCTCAACCATTTTCTTCGCAGCTTTAATGGTTGTTGCTTGACCTGAAGCTTGTAGTTTCGCAAAAATAAATGGCTTGAATAATTCAAGTGCCATTTTCTTCGGAAGACCGCATTGGTGAAGACGTAAAGTAGGACCTACAGTAATTACCGAACGACCAGAATAGTCAACACGCTTACCAAGTAAGTTCTGACGGAAACGACCTTGTTTACCTTTGATCATATCTGCCAAAGATTTTAATGGACGTTTGTTAGAACCAGTAATTGCACGACCACGACGACCGTTATCAAGCAATGCATCTACAGACTCTTGTAACATACGTTTTTCGTTACGTACGATAATGTCTGGTGCTGCAAGATCAAGAAGACGCTTCAAACGGTTGTTACGGTTAATGACACGACGATATAAATCGTTCAAGTCAGAAGTCGCGAAACGACCACCTTCAAGTGGAACTAATGGACGTAAATCAGGTGGAAGTACAGGAAGTACATTCATCACCATCCATTCTGGCTTGTTGTTTGAATCGTTGAATGCTTCCATCAATTTCAAGCGTTTAGACGCTTTTTTCAACTTCGTTTCAGAAGTTGTCTGAGGAATTTCTTCACGTAAACGTGCGATTTCAGCTTCAAGATCGATATCTTTTAATAAGTCCTGAATCGCTTCTGCACCCATTTTCGCAGTGAATTCATCACCGTGCTCTTCAAGTGCATTGAAGTATTCTTCGTCTGTTAAAAGTTGATACTTTTCAAACGGAGTCATACCAGGATCAGTTACAACGTATGATTCGAAATACAATACGCGTTCGATATCACGAAGCGTCATATCAAGTAATAAACCGATACGAGATGGTAACGATTTTAAGAACCAGATATGTGCAACTGGAGAAGCGAGTTCAATGTGACCCATACGTTCACGACGAACTTTCGCTGTAGTTACTTCAACGCCACATTTTTCACAAATGACGCCTTTGTATTTCATACGCTTGTATTTACCACACAAGCATTCGTAATCTTTTACTGGACCAAAAATTTTGGCACAGAACAAACCGTCACGTTCTGGTTTAAAAGTACGGTAGTTAATTGTCTCAGGTTTTTTAACTTCACCATGAGACCATGACTTAATCATTTCTGGTGACGCAAGACCAATACGGATACGGTCAAACTCAATTGGTGCATGACCATCTGAGTCCGTTTTCTTACGCATGATATCGAGCAAGTCTTTCAATTTTTTTCTCCGTGTGTCGGGAAGCAACGCTTACCCGACTGGGTCACAAATATTGTTTTTTCCTAAAAAATCGTGAGTCTTACGACTTAGTCACCATTTTTCAGTTCAATGTTGATACCTAAAGAACGGATCTCTTTGGTCAATACGTTGAACGATTCAGGCATACCCGGATCCATATAATGGTTACCATCTACAATATTCTTATAGATGCGTGTACGACCTTCAACGTCATCCGACTTAACAGTTAACATCTCTTGAAGAGTATATGCTGCACCGTAAGCTTCAAGTGCCCAGACCTCCATCTCACCGAAACGCTGACCACCGAACTGTGCTTTACCACCAAGCGGTTGTTGTGTAACAAGTGAGTAAGAACCAGTTGAACGCGCATGCATTTTGTCATCAACCAAGTGGTTCAATTTGAGCATGTACATGTAACCTACAGTTACAGGACGATCAAACTGTTCACCCGTACGACCATCAAACAATACTGTTTGACCAGTACGTGAAATGTCAGCTAATTCAAGTAGGTCTTTAATTTGGCTTTCTTCAGCACCATCAAATACAGGAGTAGCTAAAGGCACACCAGCACGTAAGTTGCCAGAAAGAGCTAAAACTTCAGCATCAGTTAAGCTATCAAGATCTTCTTGCTCGCCACCAACTTTGTTATAAATCTTGTCTAAGAATTCGCGAAGTTCTAAAACTGTACGCTGTTCTTTCAACATTTTTTCGATTTTATCGCCAAGCCCTTTAGCCGCCATACCCAAGTGAGTCTCAAGAATCTGACCCACGTTCATACGAGATGGTACACCCAATGGGTTCAATACGATATCTACTGGTACACCGTTCGCATCGTGTGGCATGTCTTCAACAGGTAAAATGTTAGATACAACACCTTTGTTACCGTGACGACCAGCCATTTTATCACCAGGCTGAATACGACGTTTAACTGCTAGGTAAACTTTAACAACTTTCAGAACGCCTGTTGTTAACTCATCACCAGTCGAAAGCTTACGTTTCTTCTCTGCAAACTTCTCATCAATTTCTGCGCTCTTCTCTTTCAAGAACACTTGAATTTGAGATAAACGTTCAGCAATTGCTTCGTCTGTAGGTTGGATTTCAAGTAAGTCAACAAGCTCTAAACCAGACAACATATCTTCAACAAGTTTGTCGCCACGTTTAGTCGAACCACCACCGTTAGATTCTTGGCCTTTAAGCAAACGAATTACACGCTCACGAGCTGCTTCTTCAAAGATCTTGTATTCTTCTTTCAAGTCTTTACGGTAAGAGTCAAGCTGTGCTTTTTCAATTGCTAACGCACGGTCATCTTTCTCTAAGCCATCACGAGTGAAGACTTGAACATCGATAACTGTACCTTTAGTACCAGATGGAACACGTAAAGATGAGTCTTTAACGTCAGCTGCTTTCTCACCGAAGATTGCACGAAGCAATTTTTCTTCAGGAGTTAACTGAGTTTCACCTTTAGGCGTTACTTTACCAACAAGGATGTCACCAGCAGTAACTTCAGCACCGATATAAACGATACCTGATTCATCAAGTTTAGAAAGTGCAGCTTCACCTACGTTAGGAATATCGGCAGTAATTTCTTCTGCACCTAACTTAGTATCACGTGCTACACATGATAATTCTTGAATATGAATAGAAGTTAAACGGTCTTCTTGAAGTACACGCTCAGATAACAAGATCGAGTCTTCGTAGTTGTAACCATTCCACGTCATGAACGCTACACGCATGTTTTGACCAAGCGCAAGCTCACCCATATCTGTTGACGGACCGTCTGCCAAAATGTCACCGCGAGCAACTTTGTCGCCCAAATTCACGATAATATTTTGGTTAATACAAGTGTTTTGGTTAGAACGTGTATATTTAATGAGGTTGTAAATATCTACACCAGCCTCACCCGCAATCATTTCATCTTCGTTTACACGAATAACGATACGAGAAGCATCTACATATTCAATCGCACCACCACGGTTTGCGATCACACATACACCAGAGTCACGTGCTACGTTCGCTTCCATACCTGTACCTACAAGCGGTTTATCCGCACGTAGAGTAGGAACGGCCTGACGTTGCATGTTTGAACCCATTAATGCACGGTTCGCGTCATCGTGTTCAAGGAATGGAATAAGTGATGCAGCTACAGATACAACCTGCTGTGCAGATACATCCATATGCGTCACTTTTTCAGGTGGAATACGTACGAATTCACCTTGATGACGAACAGAAACAAACTCTTCTGTTAAGTTACCATCTTTATCTACAGCAGAATCGGCCTGTGCAATAACAGTACCTACTTCTTCAATAGCAGAAAGGTATTCAACAGCATCAGTTACTCGGCCATCTACCACTTTACGGTAAGGTGTTTCCAAGAAACCAAAATCATTTGCTTTTGCATAAACTGAAAGCGAGTTGATCAAACCAATGTTTGGACCTTCAGGCGTTTCAATTGGACATACACGACCATAGTGAGTTTGATGTACGTCACGTACTTCAAAGCCCGCACGTTCACGCGTTAAACCACCAGGCCCAAGCGCTGAAACACGGCGTTTATGTGTAATTTCAGATAATGGGTTGTTTTGATCCATAAACTGAGACAATTGGCTTGAACCAAAGAATTCTTTGATTGCAGCTGCAACTGGTTTTGCGTTAATGAGATCTTGCGGAGACAAATTATCTGTTTCTGCTTGGCTTAAACGTTCTTTAACAGCACGTTCAACACGAACTAAACCAACACGGAATTGGTTTTCAGTCATTTCACCAACAGAACGTACACGACGGTTACCCAAGTGATCGATATCGTCGACTTCACCTTTACCGTTACGGATTTCAACTAATGTACGTAATACATCGATGATATCTTCGTGCGATAAAATACCTTCTACTTCACGTGACTTCTGGTCAGTACCAACTTCGTATGGACGACCCAAACGACGGTTGAACTTCATACGACCTACTGGAGATAAGTCATAACGTTCAGAAGAGAAGAATAAGTTATTAAATAAGTTTTCAGCAGCTTCTTTTGTTGGTGGCTCGCCTGGACGCATTACTTTATAGATTTCAACTAATGCTTCTTCACGACCAGATGTTGTGTCAGCACGTAATGAGTCAGCAACAAATGAACCACGGTCAATATCGTTCGTAAACAAGATATTGAATTGTTTAACGCCGCCTTCTGCTAGTTTCACCATAACTTCATGGCTTAACAATGTATTTGCAGCAATCACATCACCATTACGTAAAGTA
This genomic stretch from Acinetobacter oleivorans DR1 harbors:
- a CDS encoding OmpW/AlkL family protein, giving the protein MFKKVLVVALMGMSSFTFAGNWQVKFGGSVIAPSEDTTLAENTVVKADHEYAFTPSVEYFFSQSPFSAELLLAAPVNHDVLLNGNKVASLKQLPPTITAKYHFKNSTRFTPYIGVGATAFIAWDEDGIVKDVKEDFGVAGQVGFNFQPADAKNWGVFVDVRYADLSPEVTLNDGTKFDLDINPFVYTLGYSYKF
- a CDS encoding Na+/H+ antiporter family protein; translation: MNAVVIAIAVMFLLSLARVSVVLTLVVSAIVGGLVAGLSLSQTVDAFNAGLGDGAEVALAYAVLGAFALALSKSGLPDLLAHKLIGLLGMEAGKSRETKVKYLLLGILLIAAIFSQNLIPVHIAFIPVLVPPLLRVMNHLKLDRRAAACVLTLGLVGTYIFLPVGFGAIFLEQILMGNINKVGAAYGLHVERGMMSIGMAIPVLGMVLGTLVAVFISYRKPRIYADRAITPTTTIDLDKPLRATVQDETADLKADAEELKHEAEQAPVIAKKTIYMALLAIGLTLAAQLYSGSMILGGLVGFAVLSTAGIFKWQDADDVFVQGMRMMALVGFIMISAAGFASVMTHTGDINQLVKGVVEIIGDNRALAAFLMLCIGLFVTIGIGSSFSSVPVLAVIYVPLCVQFGFSPLATIALIGTAAALGDAGSPASDSTLGPTAGLGVDGQHDHIWDTVVPTFIHFNIPLLIFGWIAAMVL
- a CDS encoding alpha/beta fold hydrolase, translating into MIMQPKVHTVTTSDQQTLCAKTWGDEKNTPLVLVHGYPDNQEVWESIIEHLINDFYIVTYDVRGAGLSSIPKRIRDYRLERLSLDLQEVVDELLPNRQFHMAAHDWGSIQSWESVTEPKFKGRLLSYTTISGPCLDHAALFLRDKFKSSPAQILKILTKSWYIGAFHLPLLAPTVWSLFSPEKWGKVLTQLERKSNLPLNNNINADGKYGINLYRANFIPRLTGPRQRYAQCPVKAVILKYDTFVSPEYITEAMPKWVENFEYVELEANHWAILSEPAKIADHIRQFIKAQA
- a CDS encoding DUF4442 domain-containing protein — its product is MAILRRLQNNPTISKFLFNHYPPYRGAGIYIEIMNLELCHVRVKMPLTWKNQNLVGTHFGGSLYSMVDPFYMMILLHHLGSKYIVWDKAAEINFLSPGRSTVHADIRVDLAEIEQIRELAENYDPVLRTYHLNIFDESGVRIAEVKKTLYIRRKKAKPFPQ
- the rpoC gene encoding DNA-directed RNA polymerase subunit beta' translates to MKDLLDIMRKKTDSDGHAPIEFDRIRIGLASPEMIKSWSHGEVKKPETINYRTFKPERDGLFCAKIFGPVKDYECLCGKYKRMKYKGVICEKCGVEVTTAKVRRERMGHIELASPVAHIWFLKSLPSRIGLLLDMTLRDIERVLYFESYVVTDPGMTPFEKYQLLTDEEYFNALEEHGDEFTAKMGAEAIQDLLKDIDLEAEIARLREEIPQTTSETKLKKASKRLKLMEAFNDSNNKPEWMVMNVLPVLPPDLRPLVPLEGGRFATSDLNDLYRRVINRNNRLKRLLDLAAPDIIVRNEKRMLQESVDALLDNGRRGRAITGSNKRPLKSLADMIKGKQGRFRQNLLGKRVDYSGRSVITVGPTLRLHQCGLPKKMALELFKPFIFAKLQASGQATTIKAAKKMVERETPEVWDVLASVIRQHPVMLNRAPTLHRLGLQAFEPILIEGKAIRLHPLVCAAFNADFDGDQMAVHVPLTLEAQLEARALMMSTNNILSPANGEPIIVPSQDVVLGLYYITRDAVNAKGEGMVFADTHEVNRALATGQVAIHARVKVRVHQTVINENGEREHGTIIVDTTPGRCLLWEVVPQGLSFDMINLEMTKKNISKLINSCYRKLGLKDTVIFADQLMYLGFRQATRSGVSVGMEDMLIPPTKHTIIDKAETEVREIEQQFEQGFVTAGERYNKVVDIWARTNDQVAKAMMDNLSYTLVKNKQGEDEKQKSFNSIYMMSDSGARGSAAQIRQLAGMRGLMAKPDGSIIETPIKANFREGLTVLQYFISTHGARKGLADTALKTANSGYLTRRLVDVAQDLVITEPDCGTAGGLVMTPFIQGGDVIEPLRDRVLGRVTAEDVRRASDDEVVLPRGTLIDEKIAAHLEEAGVDEVKVRSVIACESAFGVCARCYGRDLARGHLVNPGESVGVMAAQSIGEPGTQLTMRTFHVGGAASRTSAANSVQVRNKGTVRFHNVKTVQHAKGHLVSVSRSGEIGIADDLGRERERYKLPYGASILLKDGEAVEAGGIVATWDPHTHPLVTEVAGKARFSQIADGVTATSKTDDATGMTTVEILPVTARPASGKDLRPAIVLDTTDGGEQFYFLPQNTIVTVRDGETIGVGDVIGRVPQETSRTRDITGGLPRVADLFEARKPKEHAILAEVSGVVSFGKETKGKNRLVITPDDGSEIYEELIPKWRQINVFEGEHVNRGETVSDGPQNPHDILRLKGEVALTNYIVNEVQDVYRLQGVKINDKHIEVIVRQMLRKVDITDGGDTSFIKGEQVDYIRVVQENQAVLAQNKFPAKFERQLMGITKASLSTDSFISAASFQETTRVLTEAAVTGKEDDLRGLKENVVVGRLIPAGTGLAYHLERRRQEAEAAEHELHNDFSEVDQAFSQALNSEQF